From one Leptospira andrefontaineae genomic stretch:
- a CDS encoding lysozyme inhibitor LprI family protein, protein MHFRLIISLLISIFAFSIFSKTSDPVDACSKIKNKNDQKKCYSKEYQVADKELNVTYKKIREGLSESQKEDLKKLQVLWIGYRDGVCEGPMYASDETGIETIICKTGTTEERTKYLNHVWKFGAASKEGLGSYTDGFGGNLKLFRDKSTKNIQFSFEVVRGPTAHLGEVNGNWTPSKEGKWTWASTEGCKSDDPDCCLLEFEYFPNRIEVEEVSCSAYHGARAYFGGSYRYEFK, encoded by the coding sequence ATGCATTTCCGCCTAATCATATCCCTATTAATTTCTATATTTGCATTTTCTATCTTTTCCAAAACATCCGATCCAGTCGATGCCTGCTCCAAGATCAAAAATAAGAATGATCAGAAAAAATGTTATTCTAAGGAATATCAAGTCGCTGACAAAGAACTGAATGTAACTTATAAAAAAATAAGAGAAGGTTTATCTGAATCACAAAAGGAAGATTTAAAAAAACTGCAAGTCCTTTGGATCGGATACAGGGATGGGGTATGCGAAGGACCTATGTATGCTTCCGATGAAACCGGGATAGAGACGATCATTTGTAAGACAGGGACGACAGAAGAAAGGACTAAATACCTAAATCATGTTTGGAAATTTGGTGCCGCATCCAAAGAAGGACTGGGTTCTTATACAGATGGTTTCGGAGGTAATTTAAAACTTTTCAGAGATAAATCGACTAAGAATATCCAATTTTCTTTCGAAGTTGTCAGAGGTCCTACAGCTCATCTGGGCGAAGTAAACGGAAATTGGACTCCAAGTAAAGAAGGCAAATGGACTTGGGCATCCACAGAAGGTTGTAAGTCGGATGATCCGGATTGCTGCTTATTGGAATTCGAATATTTTCCAAATAGAATAGAAGTGGAGGAAGTTTCCTGTTCTGCATATCACGGAGCAAGAGCTTATTTTGGCGGAAGTTATAGATACGAATTCAAATAA
- a CDS encoding ArsR/SmtB family transcription factor → MVESRKYDLNLIFQALSDPTRRAMLRSLSKKERVITEIAKPFEMSLAAASKHIKVLEKAKLVNRRKEGSFSYLSLNGKAMMSADRWIQYYKKFWEDQLDSLKELLEEIE, encoded by the coding sequence ATGGTTGAATCCAGAAAATACGACCTCAATCTGATCTTTCAGGCATTGTCTGACCCGACCAGAAGGGCCATGCTCAGAAGCCTTTCTAAAAAAGAGAGGGTGATCACGGAGATTGCAAAACCGTTTGAAATGTCATTAGCTGCCGCTTCCAAACATATTAAGGTTTTGGAAAAGGCGAAATTAGTGAATCGAAGAAAAGAAGGTTCATTCTCCTATCTAAGTCTGAACGGAAAGGCCATGATGAGTGCGGATAGATGGATTCAATATTATAAGAAATTCTGGGAGGATCAGTTGGATTCTCTCAAGGAATTGTTGGAGGAAATTGAATGA
- a CDS encoding SRPBCC family protein: MKTAEYKLEVSKFIKAKREKVFEAWVKPEIMKKWGCPKELKIGEIQMDFRVGGKYRTTMLGNDDVYIATGVYQEIILNEKLVFTHGWEGPEQGNTLVTVVFKDKGEGTEVLLTHEKLSSESSMEGHKEGWISTLENLELQFS; the protein is encoded by the coding sequence ATGAAAACAGCAGAATACAAGCTGGAAGTATCGAAGTTTATAAAGGCCAAAAGAGAGAAGGTTTTCGAAGCTTGGGTTAAACCTGAAATTATGAAAAAATGGGGTTGTCCCAAGGAATTGAAGATCGGAGAGATCCAAATGGATTTCAGGGTAGGTGGGAAATATAGAACTACTATGCTTGGGAATGACGATGTTTATATCGCTACAGGGGTATATCAAGAAATTATATTAAATGAAAAACTTGTTTTCACCCATGGTTGGGAAGGACCTGAGCAAGGTAACACTCTTGTTACAGTGGTATTTAAGGATAAGGGAGAAGGAACCGAAGTGTTGCTAACTCATGAAAAGCTTTCATCTGAAAGTTCGATGGAAGGACATAAAGAGGGTTGGATCAGTACGCTGGAGAATTTAGAGCTCCAATTTTCCTAA
- the amt gene encoding ammonium transporter, which produces MPKTNFDILWIILSSGLVFFMQAGFLCLESGLTRTKNSINVAIKNITDFGIATLVFYSLGFGLMFGATYNGWIGKDMFFPDFSKTSPETSVFFLFQLMFCGTAATIVSGAVAERMKFGAYIIVTTIISSLIYPIFGHWVWGRDLQDWNQFTGWLSHLGFMDFAGSTAVHSVGGWVGLSAMMLIGNRTGKYGKDGSVRKITGHNLPLAMLGTLILWFGWIGFNGGSTLAFNSEVPKIIVNTMFAASGGMASSLIYGWIRLKYAEATLPLNGTLAGLVAITAPCNAVNSIESLLIGLVAGILMFEAGVILDKLKLDDAVGAIPVHLVSGIWGTLAVGIFGDLSILGTGLDRNTQILMQLLGVVSCAILSFGISYPLLFIIHRFYSLRVSPQNEYQGLNYTEHRATTELIDLFLEMEYQKQTGDLSQDLSIEPFTEVGQIAERYNLVLDKIRTNIKEKETLAIELEHNLSLLQSDLSTARKIQSGIISQEDKLTGDLEITVRYLPLTEVGGDFFDIMELRPGLTRVFLADATGHGVQAALLTMAIKAIYESLKRGIYSVTEILYHLNNEFLHTFKNLNQFFTCIVVDIDTNLNLIRYSSAGHVPQYLIQGEEVHSLEKTGRIMGVIPNTKYTSNEIGFTQDSKLILFTDGLFEQWNSNKEEFGEERVEAIVGNLKGIPIGEGIDQILKKLDEFLNGSPKQDDISVLGISRKVKK; this is translated from the coding sequence ATGCCTAAAACGAATTTCGACATTCTTTGGATTATCCTTTCTTCCGGATTGGTTTTTTTTATGCAGGCGGGGTTCTTATGTTTAGAATCCGGCCTAACGCGCACCAAGAATTCGATTAACGTAGCAATTAAGAATATTACAGATTTCGGGATTGCTACTCTCGTATTCTATTCACTAGGATTCGGGCTTATGTTTGGAGCGACCTATAATGGTTGGATCGGAAAGGACATGTTCTTTCCTGATTTTTCAAAAACAAGCCCGGAAACTTCCGTTTTCTTTTTATTCCAACTCATGTTCTGCGGGACCGCCGCGACTATCGTTTCAGGTGCTGTTGCAGAAAGAATGAAGTTCGGTGCATATATCATCGTCACTACAATTATTTCTTCTTTGATCTATCCGATTTTCGGCCATTGGGTTTGGGGAAGGGATTTGCAAGATTGGAATCAATTTACCGGCTGGCTTTCTCATCTTGGCTTTATGGATTTTGCAGGTTCAACTGCAGTGCATAGTGTAGGTGGATGGGTCGGGCTATCTGCAATGATGCTGATCGGAAACAGGACCGGAAAATACGGTAAGGATGGTTCTGTTAGAAAGATCACTGGGCATAATCTTCCACTTGCTATGCTTGGAACATTGATCCTTTGGTTTGGTTGGATAGGATTTAATGGGGGAAGTACTCTTGCTTTCAATTCCGAAGTTCCAAAGATCATCGTAAATACAATGTTTGCAGCTTCCGGAGGGATGGCTTCCAGTTTGATCTATGGCTGGATCCGCTTAAAATATGCGGAAGCTACTCTTCCTTTAAACGGAACCTTGGCAGGCCTAGTTGCAATCACTGCTCCATGTAATGCGGTTAATTCCATTGAATCACTTTTGATTGGATTAGTTGCAGGAATTCTAATGTTCGAAGCGGGCGTTATTTTAGATAAATTGAAACTGGATGATGCAGTAGGTGCTATTCCTGTGCATCTAGTCTCCGGGATCTGGGGAACATTAGCAGTAGGTATTTTCGGAGATCTTTCTATTTTAGGTACTGGATTAGATAGAAACACTCAAATACTTATGCAGTTATTAGGTGTTGTTTCTTGTGCTATTCTTTCTTTTGGTATAAGTTATCCCCTTCTTTTTATTATCCATCGTTTTTATAGTTTAAGAGTTTCACCCCAAAATGAATACCAAGGACTGAATTATACGGAACATAGAGCCACTACTGAGTTGATTGATCTGTTTTTAGAAATGGAATACCAAAAGCAGACTGGGGATCTGAGTCAGGATCTTTCCATCGAGCCGTTCACGGAAGTGGGACAGATCGCAGAAAGGTATAATTTGGTATTGGATAAGATCAGGACCAATATTAAAGAAAAGGAAACTTTGGCAATTGAGCTAGAGCATAATTTAAGTTTGCTCCAAAGCGATCTATCCACTGCTCGAAAGATCCAATCCGGGATCATTTCTCAAGAGGATAAACTTACAGGGGATTTGGAGATTACAGTTAGATATCTTCCTCTTACAGAAGTGGGAGGGGATTTTTTCGATATCATGGAACTTCGCCCCGGATTGACGCGGGTGTTTCTTGCCGATGCAACTGGGCATGGAGTTCAAGCAGCTCTCTTGACTATGGCGATCAAAGCAATTTATGAATCCTTAAAGCGTGGGATTTATAGCGTTACCGAAATTTTATATCATTTAAATAATGAATTCTTACATACATTCAAAAATTTGAATCAATTCTTTACATGCATAGTAGTCGATATCGACACAAATTTAAATTTGATCAGATATTCTTCTGCAGGACATGTGCCTCAATATTTGATCCAAGGTGAGGAAGTCCATTCATTGGAAAAAACCGGAAGGATTATGGGTGTGATCCCTAACACAAAATACACATCCAATGAGATCGGATTTACCCAGGATTCAAAATTAATACTTTTTACAGACGGTCTATTTGAACAATGGAACTCTAATAAAGAGGAATTCGGAGAAGAAAGAGTAGAGGCGATCGTAGGAAATCTAAAAGGAATTCCAATTGGCGAAGGGATCGATCAAATATTAAAGAAGTTGGATGAATTCTTAAACGGATCTCCCAAGCAAGATGATATTTCAGTTTTAGGGATTAGTAGGAAGGTCAAAAAATAG
- a CDS encoding DUF3147 family protein: MLYLILKYTVTSALVVLISEIARRNDRLGALIASLPLVTILTLLWLQFEKTDSEKISNHAYYTFWFVIPTLPMFLIFPKLYSTFGFWSALGSCVILTVLLFISFNYVLEKFGIKLI; encoded by the coding sequence ATGTTATATCTAATTCTTAAATACACAGTGACTTCTGCATTAGTGGTTCTAATTTCAGAAATTGCGAGAAGGAATGATCGGCTAGGAGCATTGATCGCTTCTCTTCCTTTGGTTACGATTCTAACATTATTATGGCTGCAGTTTGAAAAAACTGATTCTGAAAAGATATCAAATCATGCATATTATACATTTTGGTTTGTGATCCCCACCTTACCTATGTTTTTGATATTTCCTAAGCTATATTCAACATTCGGTTTTTGGTCTGCCCTTGGATCTTGTGTTATACTGACCGTTTTACTTTTCATTTCTTTCAATTACGTTCTTGAAAAATTCGGCATCAAACTTATTTAA
- a CDS encoding phosphotransferase family protein, with the protein MPAKKTNRPSPGKSLAIGRSAEISEYGPSKILKLFFKEFPSSEVDTEYSNSVIAFSSGASSMKCYEKVKIGDRHGLIFDRLDGISLTKLPDKKPLTFFSLSKILADLHLDLHNKQSKKMKDIRSEAVKVLSKEPLSFLSKEEKKIAKQFIENLPEGSSVLHLDFHPENVIVTKDSYVIIDWMTALKGDPAADVASTVFLFQDAELWPGTPFLKILFYTVVRKFILKGYLKRYLSVSGMDWKDIERWRLPILVFRLGLWNIESERAALQKEIKEIIFSSKAGK; encoded by the coding sequence ATGCCCGCCAAAAAAACAAATCGACCAAGTCCTGGAAAGTCACTCGCAATAGGTAGGTCCGCCGAAATTTCGGAATATGGACCAAGTAAGATCCTAAAATTATTTTTTAAAGAATTTCCTTCCTCGGAGGTCGATACAGAATATTCTAATTCCGTAATCGCCTTTTCTTCGGGTGCTAGTTCCATGAAATGTTATGAGAAGGTCAAGATCGGAGATAGACACGGTTTGATCTTTGATAGATTGGATGGAATTTCCCTCACCAAACTTCCTGACAAAAAACCTCTGACTTTTTTCAGTCTTTCTAAAATACTCGCGGACCTACATCTGGATTTGCATAATAAACAATCCAAAAAGATGAAGGATATCAGATCGGAAGCCGTTAAAGTCCTTTCTAAAGAGCCGCTTTCCTTTTTGAGTAAAGAAGAGAAGAAGATCGCAAAACAATTTATAGAAAATTTACCCGAAGGATCTTCCGTTTTACATTTGGATTTCCATCCTGAAAATGTGATCGTTACAAAGGATTCTTATGTGATCATAGATTGGATGACTGCTTTAAAAGGAGATCCTGCAGCTGACGTTGCTTCCACTGTTTTTCTGTTTCAGGATGCTGAACTTTGGCCGGGAACTCCGTTCTTAAAAATTTTATTTTACACTGTAGTTCGAAAGTTCATATTAAAAGGTTATCTAAAAAGGTATCTTTCCGTTTCAGGAATGGATTGGAAAGATATAGAAAGATGGAGACTTCCTATATTAGTTTTTCGTTTAGGGCTGTGGAATATTGAAAGTGAGAGAGCTGCTTTGCAAAAGGAGATCAAAGAGATCATTTTTTCTTCTAAGGCAGGTAAATGA
- a CDS encoding glycerol-3-phosphate dehydrogenase/oxidase, with protein MNPRKLERFIETIGDQSYFDVLIIGGGITGSALAYEAASRGLSVALVEKEDFGGATSSATGKLIHGGLRYLKRFDLSLVREALKERRILSNIAPNLVYPYPMILPNPGLLERVGLFVYDLLSFDRNRTWDKSKKIPAHKNLSKKEIQNLGLAMDSAIYFYDCIMPSPERLTLAFLKSAVQEGASVSNYTRVEELLFEGSQVIGALVNDTIHNKKVKLKASVVVNASGPWSQDLLNGTKKIKVPVPKTRSEGIYLITKKYFDTMVLHVGKKGHFSFAPWRGKNMIGPTEKAYYGPVEDWKLSKESILEFLEYINSSGLLSEKLELKDIEFAYGGLRPLAESGGEDKETYSASRKSELQDHSKDGIEGLISAGGGKYTTSRHFAKKIFQLIQKKLSKKAGPSISEKKFLNGCEIPNIESYLENAKSSHSNFPQKTIEYLVRHYGTEYGSILELANSSKQLSEVLDEDGELAAQVLYAIRFEMAMTLSDIFLRRTGLGTIGLPSDEVLSKAAEIAGKEWNWSAEKKSEEIEKLKRRLKLPVSF; from the coding sequence ATGAATCCTCGAAAATTAGAACGATTTATCGAAACTATAGGCGATCAATCATACTTTGACGTATTGATTATAGGAGGTGGTATTACCGGATCTGCCTTAGCTTATGAAGCGGCGAGTAGGGGGCTTTCTGTTGCCTTGGTGGAAAAAGAAGATTTTGGCGGAGCAACATCATCTGCCACAGGTAAATTGATCCATGGTGGACTCAGATACTTAAAACGTTTTGATCTGTCTTTAGTGAGAGAGGCGCTCAAAGAAAGAAGGATCTTATCTAATATTGCTCCGAATCTTGTCTATCCTTATCCTATGATACTTCCGAATCCTGGCCTTTTGGAAAGAGTCGGTTTGTTTGTATATGATCTACTTTCTTTTGATAGAAATCGGACCTGGGACAAATCCAAAAAAATCCCTGCACATAAAAACCTTTCTAAAAAAGAGATCCAAAACCTAGGCTTGGCTATGGATTCTGCGATCTATTTTTATGATTGCATTATGCCAAGTCCTGAAAGATTGACTTTGGCCTTTCTGAAATCAGCAGTCCAGGAAGGTGCATCCGTTTCCAATTATACAAGAGTAGAAGAGCTGCTCTTTGAAGGGAGCCAAGTTATCGGAGCGCTTGTCAATGACACTATTCATAATAAAAAAGTAAAATTAAAAGCTTCAGTAGTTGTAAATGCTTCGGGGCCTTGGAGTCAGGACCTTCTGAACGGAACTAAAAAGATAAAGGTTCCTGTTCCAAAAACAAGATCCGAAGGTATTTATCTGATCACAAAAAAATATTTTGATACAATGGTGCTTCATGTAGGCAAAAAAGGACATTTCAGTTTTGCTCCTTGGAGAGGAAAAAATATGATAGGGCCTACTGAAAAAGCATATTACGGTCCTGTGGAAGATTGGAAACTTTCTAAAGAAAGTATTTTAGAATTTTTGGAATATATCAATTCTTCCGGTTTACTTTCCGAAAAATTAGAATTAAAGGATATCGAGTTTGCTTATGGTGGGCTTAGGCCTCTTGCTGAATCTGGGGGAGAGGATAAAGAAACTTATTCTGCTTCCAGAAAATCGGAATTACAAGATCATTCTAAAGATGGAATAGAAGGACTCATTAGCGCTGGCGGTGGTAAATATACTACTAGTCGTCATTTCGCAAAAAAGATATTTCAACTCATTCAAAAAAAATTATCTAAAAAAGCCGGACCGAGTATTTCTGAGAAGAAGTTCTTAAATGGATGTGAGATCCCAAACATAGAATCTTATTTAGAAAATGCTAAATCTTCTCATTCTAATTTCCCTCAAAAGACGATAGAGTATCTGGTCCGTCATTATGGAACTGAATACGGATCTATTCTAGAATTAGCAAATTCATCTAAACAATTATCGGAAGTATTGGATGAAGATGGAGAATTGGCAGCTCAAGTTTTATATGCGATCCGTTTCGAGATGGCAATGACACTTTCCGATATTTTTTTAAGAAGGACTGGACTTGGAACTATTGGACTTCCATCCGATGAGGTGCTATCTAAAGCGGCTGAGATTGCAGGCAAAGAATGGAATTGGTCTGCCGAAAAAAAATCCGAAGAGATCGAGAAGCTAAAACGAAGGTTAAAACTTCCAGTTTCTTTCTAA
- a CDS encoding NHL repeat-containing protein, producing the protein MDIQGGLWVTDSYGGPSDARIMHFPAPLYTNANADIILTVNPMEARQIAMDTSGGIWVVAGTTSIGNKVLHFAAGMSSGDTSDIMLGTGASSTTINTLNNPYGVAVGPDNKVWVADYFNNRVVRFSPPFTSSMDADLVIGSNDFTTPGGGAASDTRITSPTGLAVDSAGNLWVSDFGNNRVLRFSPPFSNGMQANMVLGQPNFTSSSGATNQFALTGPNGISIQANGAVWVADTNNGRAVRFSPPFTIGKGADSVLGKPDFTSGFNGTATAENIGSVVSVVAAPCGLWVTDSFNRRALFFP; encoded by the coding sequence ATGGACATTCAAGGGGGGCTTTGGGTAACGGATTCTTATGGCGGTCCGAGCGATGCAAGGATCATGCATTTTCCTGCGCCTTTATATACGAATGCAAACGCAGACATTATACTTACTGTTAACCCAATGGAAGCGAGACAAATCGCCATGGATACAAGTGGTGGGATTTGGGTGGTTGCTGGAACTACTTCAATCGGGAACAAGGTTCTGCATTTTGCTGCCGGAATGAGTTCAGGGGACACTTCCGATATCATGCTTGGAACAGGGGCATCTTCCACGACTATAAATACTCTGAATAATCCCTACGGGGTTGCGGTAGGTCCAGATAACAAAGTCTGGGTTGCAGACTACTTTAATAATCGGGTTGTACGTTTCTCGCCACCGTTTACTTCAAGTATGGATGCAGACTTGGTAATCGGTTCGAATGACTTTACCACCCCTGGAGGAGGGGCTGCTTCGGATACTAGGATAACCTCTCCTACCGGTCTTGCAGTGGACAGCGCGGGAAATCTTTGGGTTTCAGATTTTGGAAATAATCGGGTCCTTCGATTTAGCCCTCCTTTTTCAAACGGAATGCAAGCAAATATGGTTCTCGGACAACCTAATTTTACTAGCTCTTCGGGAGCAACAAACCAGTTTGCCTTAACCGGTCCGAATGGAATCAGCATCCAGGCAAATGGGGCGGTTTGGGTAGCGGATACTAATAACGGAAGAGCCGTCCGTTTTTCCCCTCCGTTTACCATTGGAAAAGGAGCTGATAGTGTACTAGGTAAACCAGATTTTACTTCGGGCTTTAACGGCACTGCTACTGCAGAAAATATTGGAAGTGTTGTATCTGTGGTAGCTGCTCCTTGCGGCCTTTGGGTAACGGATTCTTTCAATAGGCGAGCTCTCTTTTTCCCATAA
- a CDS encoding thiolase family protein translates to MVVMVDGARTPFGKFGGGLKDYSSSDLAVITAKETIRKTGVDPVKIEESIYGNVIQDNKDSAYLARHIALRSGLSEQSSALTVNRLCGSGLESILIGARKILSKENNLILAGGTESMSNAPFVLKGARWGNKYGDTIVEDRLAQSLTDCFVDLTMGMTAENISQHFNIPRSEQDEWAGISQVRAEKATKTGTFSSEMIPVQTGGKKSFLLDKDEQIRGEECLPQLKNLPTSFLKEGTVTAGNASGINDGAASVLLASEDWAKESGTNPLVSILGYANIGCDPKMMGLGPVFAIPKALQNAGLKFEDIDLFEINEAYASQTLAVIRELGLDPEKTNVNGGAIAIGHPLGASGTRVTLALAYELKRRNLRYGVASLCIGGGQGIAIVLENYNFKK, encoded by the coding sequence ATGGTAGTCATGGTAGATGGGGCAAGAACCCCTTTTGGAAAATTCGGCGGAGGATTAAAAGACTATAGTTCCTCCGATTTGGCGGTAATCACCGCAAAAGAAACCATTCGTAAGACTGGAGTAGATCCGGTTAAAATAGAAGAATCTATCTACGGAAATGTAATACAAGACAATAAAGATTCCGCTTATCTTGCTAGACATATAGCTCTCAGATCCGGACTTTCGGAACAATCCAGCGCACTTACTGTAAACAGACTTTGTGGTTCGGGACTCGAAAGTATCCTGATAGGAGCTCGTAAAATCCTATCCAAGGAAAACAATCTAATACTTGCAGGTGGAACTGAATCCATGAGTAACGCACCTTTTGTATTAAAGGGCGCTAGATGGGGAAATAAATACGGGGATACAATTGTGGAAGATAGACTCGCTCAAAGTCTCACAGATTGTTTTGTAGATCTGACAATGGGAATGACTGCGGAGAATATCTCCCAACATTTTAATATTCCTAGATCGGAACAAGATGAATGGGCTGGAATTTCTCAAGTAAGAGCGGAGAAGGCCACAAAGACCGGGACATTTTCTTCCGAAATGATACCTGTCCAAACAGGAGGAAAAAAATCTTTCTTATTAGACAAAGACGAACAAATTAGAGGAGAAGAATGTTTACCTCAATTAAAAAATCTACCCACTTCATTTTTGAAAGAAGGGACAGTCACAGCAGGAAACGCTTCTGGAATTAATGACGGAGCAGCTTCCGTTCTACTAGCCTCCGAAGATTGGGCAAAAGAGAGTGGAACAAACCCTTTAGTGTCCATATTAGGTTATGCGAATATAGGTTGTGATCCTAAAATGATGGGTTTAGGTCCTGTATTTGCAATCCCCAAAGCTCTTCAAAATGCGGGACTAAAGTTCGAAGATATAGATCTATTTGAGATCAACGAGGCTTATGCTTCTCAAACTTTGGCAGTGATCCGGGAACTCGGATTGGATCCGGAAAAAACAAATGTGAATGGAGGAGCAATCGCGATCGGTCACCCTCTTGGAGCAAGTGGAACCAGAGTCACTTTGGCTTTAGCATATGAATTGAAACGCAGGAATCTGAGATATGGTGTGGCTTCTCTTTGTATTGGAGGCGGACAAGGGATCGCAATCGTATTAGAAAATTATAATTTTAAGAAATGA
- a CDS encoding MarR family winged helix-turn-helix transcriptional regulator, whose amino-acid sequence MKNKPSASELKKIGLSCLNVSLRRTARLVTSYYDSILKPSGLRITQFSILVGIGHEEECSITDLSRLTDIDRTTLQRSLEILKRDNLIRIEKKEAGNIRNLSLTKKGESKLAEAILLWKDAQSELTKSLGKSKFQETLRVLSEVRKIPVLETQNQV is encoded by the coding sequence ATGAAAAATAAACCTTCGGCTTCGGAACTTAAAAAAATCGGATTGTCCTGTTTGAACGTAAGTTTAAGAAGAACCGCCAGATTAGTTACTTCTTATTACGACTCTATACTCAAACCATCCGGGCTTAGGATCACACAATTCAGCATATTAGTTGGAATAGGACATGAAGAAGAATGTAGTATCACAGATCTTTCCAGGCTCACAGACATAGATAGAACTACCCTACAAAGAAGTTTAGAGATCCTAAAAAGAGATAACCTGATCCGGATCGAAAAAAAAGAAGCAGGGAATATCCGAAACCTATCCCTCACCAAAAAGGGAGAATCCAAATTAGCCGAGGCAATTTTACTCTGGAAAGATGCACAAAGCGAACTTACTAAATCATTAGGAAAATCTAAGTTCCAAGAAACCTTAAGGGTACTCTCGGAAGTCAGAAAAATTCCTGTTCTGGAAACCCAAAACCAAGTCTAA
- a CDS encoding Crp/Fnr family transcriptional regulator — MTKTFGVQTSEHWVEIHKEFPNELSSIGIRKKIIKGEVVFGERDPYDGFFEILSGIFKVYSLSQDGKEAILKVFYPGELIASHPIFQPNEPCFYPAFCEALKEGELMYYPKREFTSFLFENTKALYLFSAVTIQHLNYFRKKLVENLHLSVKDRILNFLKECGASQKPITLPINKNQLASLIGTTPESVSRAFRSLLDECILEEKDSSYKILKENHPKQVHEYPALRQ; from the coding sequence ATGACTAAGACGTTCGGCGTTCAAACAAGCGAACATTGGGTTGAAATCCACAAAGAATTTCCGAACGAACTCTCGTCGATCGGCATTCGGAAAAAAATTATAAAAGGCGAAGTAGTTTTCGGGGAAAGAGACCCATACGATGGTTTTTTTGAAATACTATCCGGGATCTTTAAAGTGTATTCTTTATCCCAAGACGGAAAAGAAGCCATTCTAAAAGTATTTTACCCGGGAGAATTGATCGCTTCTCATCCAATCTTCCAGCCTAATGAACCTTGTTTTTATCCTGCATTCTGCGAAGCGTTAAAAGAAGGAGAATTGATGTATTATCCTAAAAGAGAATTCACCTCCTTCTTATTCGAAAATACAAAAGCTCTATACTTATTTTCAGCGGTAACGATACAACATCTCAATTATTTCAGGAAAAAATTAGTAGAAAATTTACATCTCTCCGTAAAAGACAGGATCTTGAATTTTCTAAAAGAATGCGGAGCTTCTCAGAAACCTATAACTCTTCCTATCAACAAAAACCAACTAGCATCATTGATAGGAACTACTCCGGAATCAGTAAGTAGAGCATTTAGATCTCTTTTGGATGAATGTATCCTGGAAGAAAAGGATTCTTCTTATAAAATACTCAAAGAAAACCACCCTAAACAGGTTCATGAATATCCTGCTTTAAGGCAATAG
- a CDS encoding c-type cytochrome, producing MLTKFQAKLFFLVGTFLFSAVFLLLTYDSLKYVYSSPSSKTLSEEVIRGKELWEKNNCMGCHTILGEGAYYAPELTKVYERRGPEWIRVFLKDPQAMYPGERKMVKYDFSESQISDIIAFLKWNGELDLKGFPPKPELKSSTQLVDSASAAIVPPEKFKQICTACHSVGGAGGNVGPALDSVGKKYDLAYLQNWLRDPQKIKPGTAMPKLPLSDSEIKDLSSYLSQLK from the coding sequence ATGCTTACAAAATTTCAGGCGAAATTATTTTTCCTGGTTGGGACCTTTTTATTCTCCGCAGTTTTCCTGCTTCTTACCTATGATTCTTTGAAATACGTTTATTCTTCTCCATCTTCCAAAACTTTAAGTGAGGAAGTGATCCGAGGCAAAGAGCTTTGGGAAAAGAATAATTGTATGGGATGTCATACGATTTTGGGAGAAGGAGCGTATTACGCGCCTGAATTGACCAAGGTTTACGAAAGAAGAGGTCCGGAATGGATCCGTGTTTTCTTAAAGGATCCACAAGCAATGTATCCTGGAGAAAGAAAAATGGTGAAATACGATTTTTCGGAATCTCAGATCTCGGATATCATCGCATTCTTAAAATGGAATGGAGAGTTGGATCTAAAGGGATTTCCTCCTAAACCTGAATTAAAGTCTTCTACCCAGTTGGTAGATTCCGCATCGGCTGCTATTGTTCCGCCCGAAAAGTTTAAACAGATTTGTACTGCTTGCCATTCCGTTGGAGGTGCTGGGGGCAATGTTGGACCTGCATTGGATTCTGTAGGCAAAAAATACGATCTCGCGTATCTACAAAATTGGTTAAGAGACCCGCAAAAGATCAAGCCTGGAACTGCGATGCCTAAACTTCCCTTAAGTGATAGCGAGATCAAGGATCTATCCTCATATCTCTCCCAGTTGAAATAA